The following coding sequences are from one Geothrix sp. window:
- a CDS encoding diguanylate cyclase, which yields MAGRILIVDDNAMIRSEIKAVLMKDGSFTHFMEASDGLTAFKTIMEQPPDLVLCDLVMPGFDGLKFLGLKASRKELEQIPVIILTAEDDLDRKAEILERGASDYVTKPFHEKELLARVRIHTKLKLLQDELREKNVQLETLSVTDALTGLANRRRLMARLEEEVQRARRYKTPLSVVMIDIDHFKQVNDTHGHAMGDEVLRNIGALLRANVRTTDLAARYGGEELTLVLTHTDLASAAQVAENLRQKFAELEHQLDGVTLKKTASMGVASRDGQGDVPHAEELLKHADEALYRAKQGGRNRVEMAG from the coding sequence ATGGCCGGCCGGATCCTCATCGTCGACGACAACGCCATGATCCGCAGCGAGATCAAGGCCGTGCTCATGAAGGACGGCAGCTTCACGCACTTCATGGAGGCCTCGGACGGCCTCACGGCCTTCAAGACCATCATGGAGCAGCCCCCGGACCTGGTGCTCTGCGACCTGGTCATGCCCGGCTTCGATGGCTTGAAGTTCCTGGGCCTCAAGGCCAGCCGCAAGGAGCTGGAGCAGATCCCCGTCATCATCCTCACCGCCGAGGACGACCTGGACCGCAAGGCCGAGATCCTGGAGCGTGGCGCCTCCGACTACGTGACCAAGCCCTTCCACGAGAAGGAGCTGCTGGCCCGGGTGCGCATCCATACCAAGCTGAAGCTCCTGCAGGACGAGCTGCGCGAGAAGAACGTCCAGCTCGAAACGCTTTCCGTCACGGACGCGCTGACGGGGCTGGCCAACCGCCGGCGCCTCATGGCGCGCCTGGAGGAGGAGGTCCAGCGGGCCCGCCGCTACAAGACGCCGCTGTCCGTGGTGATGATCGACATCGACCACTTCAAGCAGGTGAACGACACCCACGGCCACGCCATGGGTGACGAGGTGCTGCGGAACATCGGCGCCCTGCTCAGGGCCAACGTGCGCACCACGGACCTGGCCGCGCGCTACGGCGGGGAGGAGCTGACCCTGGTGCTGACCCACACGGATCTCGCCTCGGCGGCCCAGGTGGCCGAGAACCTCCGCCAGAAGTTCGCGGAGCTGGAGCACCAGCTCGATGGCGTCACGCTGAAGAAGACGGCCAGCATGGGCGTCGCCTCCCGCGACGGCCAGGGCGACGTCCCCCACGCCGAGGAACTCCTGAAGCACGCCGACGAGGCCCTCTACCGGGCCAAGCAGGGTGGCCGCAATCGGGTGGAGATGGCGGGGTAG
- a CDS encoding response regulator → MIQQPILIVDDELEVRETLLEALGDQGYSAEAVASGEAALARMAERSFPVVLTDLHMPGGQTGLDLIGAIRHHFPDTLCVLITAYATLDTSIEALKRGAYDLIQKPFRLAEMEVVLNRALDHASLLGKVRDYQQELESRILSRTRDLQEAHAEALTLCDLGLQALDAPSFREALDPLLDQLAARWSPDGLGIYRRGKDGNLHCVAARGRLALPPRLTRPQPGPLTAPGLGYAEDHLLPLGPAGWLYLGFESRSAFMESDPAFLLLARHLELVLRVR, encoded by the coding sequence ATGATCCAGCAGCCCATCCTCATCGTCGATGACGAGCTCGAAGTCCGCGAGACGCTGCTGGAGGCCCTCGGAGATCAGGGCTACAGCGCCGAGGCCGTGGCCAGCGGCGAGGCCGCCCTGGCCCGCATGGCCGAGCGGTCCTTCCCGGTCGTCCTCACGGACTTGCACATGCCCGGCGGGCAGACGGGGCTCGACCTCATCGGCGCGATCCGGCACCACTTCCCGGACACGCTCTGCGTGCTCATCACCGCCTACGCCACCCTGGACACCAGCATCGAGGCCCTGAAGCGTGGCGCCTACGACCTGATCCAGAAGCCATTCCGCCTGGCCGAGATGGAAGTGGTCCTCAACCGGGCTCTGGACCATGCCAGCCTGCTCGGGAAGGTCCGCGACTACCAGCAGGAGCTGGAAAGCCGGATCCTGAGCCGGACCCGCGACCTCCAGGAAGCCCATGCGGAGGCCCTCACCCTTTGCGACCTGGGGCTCCAGGCCCTGGACGCGCCCTCGTTCCGGGAGGCCCTCGACCCCCTGCTGGACCAACTGGCGGCCCGCTGGTCCCCGGATGGCCTGGGCATCTACCGGCGGGGCAAGGACGGCAACCTGCACTGCGTGGCGGCCCGCGGGCGCCTCGCCCTGCCCCCACGGCTCACCCGGCCCCAGCCCGGACCCTTGACCGCGCCCGGGCTGGGCTACGCCGAGGACCACCTGCTGCCCCTGGGCCCCGCCGGCTGGCTCTACCTCGGCTTCGAGAGCCGCTCCGCCTTCATGGAGTCGGATCCGGCCTTCCTGCTGCTGGCCCGCCACCTGGAACTGGTCCTCCGGGTAAGGTGA
- a CDS encoding HD domain-containing phosphohydrolase: MPLPSPIPILIVDDEADLRNLLVEALEDQGYAAVGADGGTQALARVRERHFPVIFTDLNMPGGLSGLELLRAIHDEDPQAMGILMTGYATTESAIQALKRGAYDFIQKPFKLAEIEASLERALEHYRLVQENEEYQKNLEQMVEARTQEILGLKNDIERLFEGFVNASVTAIEARDPSTSGHSSRVADLTVGLAEAVNQTPNGPYGGLHFNPLQIREIRYASLLHDFGKVGVREQVLVKAKKIEGEHLESIYQRLHQRTLESMRDRMLDAWSKGNPFDHDALGGLLRQQEEETRRLMDLVRRSNEPTVLPEKVALELDQLEELTYQHWSGDRRTLIERQDIDLLRITKGSLSDQERDEIQNHVTYTYRFLSQIPWTSELAGVPEIAWAHHERLNGKGYPRQLKEPDIPVQSKLMAVSDVYDALTAADRPYKAAVSVERSLQILEQEAKVNLLDTEVLRIFLEARIYERTIPTVRVP; encoded by the coding sequence GTGCCCCTCCCCTCTCCCATCCCCATCCTCATCGTGGACGACGAGGCGGACCTCCGAAACCTGCTGGTGGAGGCCCTGGAGGACCAGGGCTACGCGGCCGTGGGGGCGGATGGTGGAACCCAGGCCCTGGCCCGGGTGCGGGAGCGTCATTTCCCGGTGATCTTCACGGACCTGAACATGCCCGGCGGGCTGTCGGGGCTGGAGCTGCTCCGGGCCATCCATGACGAGGATCCCCAGGCCATGGGCATCCTCATGACCGGCTACGCCACCACGGAATCTGCCATCCAGGCCCTCAAGCGCGGCGCCTACGACTTCATCCAGAAACCCTTCAAGCTCGCCGAGATCGAAGCCAGCCTGGAGCGCGCCCTGGAGCACTACCGCCTGGTGCAGGAGAACGAGGAATACCAGAAGAACCTGGAGCAGATGGTCGAGGCCCGCACCCAGGAGATCCTGGGACTGAAGAACGACATCGAGAGGCTCTTCGAAGGCTTCGTGAACGCCTCCGTGACGGCCATCGAGGCCCGCGATCCCAGCACCTCAGGCCACTCCAGCCGGGTGGCGGACCTGACGGTGGGCCTGGCCGAGGCCGTGAACCAGACGCCCAACGGCCCTTATGGGGGCCTCCACTTCAACCCGCTCCAGATCCGCGAGATCCGCTACGCCAGCCTGCTGCACGACTTCGGGAAGGTGGGCGTCCGCGAGCAGGTGCTGGTGAAGGCCAAGAAGATCGAGGGCGAGCACCTGGAGAGCATCTACCAGCGCCTGCACCAGCGCACCCTCGAGTCCATGCGCGACCGCATGCTGGATGCCTGGAGCAAGGGCAACCCCTTCGACCACGACGCCCTGGGTGGCCTCCTGAGGCAGCAGGAGGAGGAGACCCGCCGCCTGATGGACCTGGTCCGGCGCAGCAACGAGCCCACGGTCCTGCCCGAGAAGGTGGCCCTGGAGCTGGACCAGCTGGAGGAGCTCACCTACCAGCACTGGTCGGGTGACCGCCGGACCCTCATCGAGCGCCAGGACATCGACCTGCTGAGGATCACCAAGGGCAGCCTCTCCGACCAGGAGCGGGACGAGATCCAGAACCACGTCACCTACACCTACCGGTTCCTCAGCCAGATCCCCTGGACCTCGGAGCTGGCGGGCGTCCCCGAGATCGCCTGGGCCCACCACGAGCGCCTCAACGGCAAAGGCTATCCCCGCCAGCTCAAGGAGCCGGACATCCCCGTCCAAAGCAAGCTGATGGCCGTCTCGGATGTCTACGACGCCCTCACCGCCGCCGACCGGCCCTACAAGGCCGCCGTGAGCGTGGAGCGCAGCCTCCAGATCCTGGAGCAGGAGGCCAAGGTCAACCTGCTGGACACCGAGGTGCTGCGGATCTTCCTGGAGGCGAGGATCTACGAGCGCACCATCCCCACGGTACGGGTCCCATGA
- a CDS encoding glycoside hydrolase family 3 N-terminal domain-containing protein encodes MTSSHQLLWTGFRGLDPAEVDLPFQPGGVILFARNLDPDPERGPARCRALVDALQARFGADLPLAVALDQEGGPVSRLRPWTGPTPPLRQLWTRGGPSACSAWGRLWGEGLRLLGFNVDFAPVLDLWDGHPGAGIGDRAASALPAEAAAAAGAFLHGLESTGVRGCLKHFPGLGGTTLDSHQGLPALANATQVDRNAAAFVPLAHPDRLVMVAHLRTPASGPLPASLHRASVVDNPWGIQGRFLPDDLEMGGCADWSWDDRVRLSLEAGHQWLLVCQTPAGWTACAEAAGRLPEGLCAPALKATQSMRRHLPGPVPFDPQAWNSWIARLQTAAEEV; translated from the coding sequence ATGACCAGCTCCCATCAGCTTCTCTGGACCGGCTTCCGCGGTCTCGACCCCGCCGAGGTGGACCTGCCCTTCCAGCCCGGGGGCGTCATCCTGTTCGCCCGCAACCTGGATCCGGACCCCGAACGGGGGCCTGCCCGCTGCCGGGCCCTCGTCGACGCGCTCCAGGCCCGCTTTGGCGCGGACCTGCCCCTGGCCGTGGCCCTGGACCAGGAGGGCGGCCCCGTGAGCCGCCTGCGGCCCTGGACCGGCCCGACGCCGCCCCTGCGCCAGCTCTGGACCCGGGGTGGACCGTCCGCCTGCTCGGCCTGGGGCCGTCTCTGGGGCGAGGGGCTGCGCCTGCTGGGCTTCAACGTGGACTTCGCGCCCGTCCTGGACCTCTGGGACGGCCACCCCGGCGCCGGCATCGGGGATCGCGCGGCCAGCGCCCTGCCCGCCGAGGCCGCGGCCGCGGCCGGCGCCTTCCTGCATGGCCTGGAATCCACCGGGGTGCGGGGCTGCCTCAAGCATTTCCCCGGCCTGGGCGGCACCACCCTGGACAGCCACCAGGGTCTGCCGGCCCTGGCCAATGCCACCCAGGTGGACCGCAACGCGGCGGCCTTCGTCCCCCTCGCCCATCCGGATCGGCTGGTCATGGTGGCCCACCTCCGGACCCCGGCCAGCGGCCCGCTGCCGGCGAGCCTCCACCGGGCCTCCGTGGTGGACAACCCCTGGGGCATCCAGGGCCGGTTCCTCCCTGACGATCTGGAAATGGGCGGCTGCGCGGACTGGAGCTGGGACGACCGGGTGCGGCTGTCCCTGGAGGCCGGTCACCAGTGGCTGCTGGTCTGCCAGACGCCGGCAGGTTGGACCGCCTGCGCCGAAGCGGCGGGACGGCTTCCGGAGGGACTTTGCGCCCCGGCCCTGAAGGCCACCCAATCCATGCGGAGGCACCTGCCGGGACCCGTGCCCTTCGACCCGCAGGCCTGGAACAGTTGGATCGCGCGGCTCCAGACGGCCGCAGAGGAGGTGTGA